The following coding sequences are from one Musa acuminata AAA Group cultivar baxijiao chromosome BXJ1-6, Cavendish_Baxijiao_AAA, whole genome shotgun sequence window:
- the LOC135677875 gene encoding ras-related protein Rab5A-like, with amino-acid sequence MATTGPGQIKKAKLVLLGDVGTGKSSLVLRYLKGEFVEFQESTIGAAFFTQTVVINDETVRFEIWDTAGQERYHCLAPMYYRGSAAAVVVYDITNPATFSRAKKWVQELEIQGSQNTIIALAGNKADLLEARQVSAEEAQTYAEDNGLLFMETSAKTAINVNDIFYEIAKRIIYGQPVQNPHGILLADISTERPSTASSYCCSQ; translated from the exons ATGGCAACTACTGGACCCGGACAGATCAAGAAAGCGAAATTG GTTCTTCTTGGAGATGTGGGGACGGGAAAATCTAGCTTGGTACTGCGCTACTTGAAAGGCGAGTTTGTTGAATTCCAG GAATCAACAATAGGCGCTGCATTCTTCACGCAGACAGTTGTAATCAATGATGAGACAGTGAGGTTTGAGATTTGGGATACAGCTGGGCAAGAGCGGTATCATTGCTTGGCTCCTATGTATTACAGAGGATCTGCAGCTGCCGTGGTTGTCTATGACATAACGAATCCG GCCACATTCTCTCGAGCAAAGAAGTGGGTTCAAGAACTTGAAATTCAAG GTAGCCAAAACACTATAATAGCTCTTGCTGGTAACAAAGCTGATTTGTTAGAGGCTAGACAGGTTTCTGCTGAG GAAGCCCAAACCTATGCTGAGGATAATGGTCTTTTGTTCATGGAAACTTCTGCTAAAACGGCAAttaatgttaatgacatattctaTGAAATTG CAAAAAGAATAATCTACGGACAGCCGGTACAGAACCCTCATGGAATTCTTCTAGCTGATATATCAACCGAGAGACCGTCTACGGCGTCTTCCTACTGCTGCTCACAGTAA
- the LOC135677144 gene encoding receptor protein-tyrosine kinase CEPR1-like — protein sequence MAIVAATALAVSFLLVLLALSLGASVQESQFSFLSLLKQSLQGPSMARWDFNGSSPCNFPGIACDDNQYVVEIDLSSWLLTGGFPPAVCESLPGLRVLRLGFNEIRNGFPVDLLGCSFLEELNCSHAKIAGAVPDLSPLQSLRSIDLSNNKFTGEFPISVTNITGLEVININENPGFDVWRLPENITALTRLRVLILSTTSMRGDIPPWIGNMTSLTDLELSGNFLVGRIPPTIGKLANLQLLELYYNKLTGEIPNELGNLTRLIDIDVSDNHLVGSIPDSISSLPGLQVLQVYTNNLTGKIPRVLGNSTALTILSIYGNSLTGELPPNLGQFSNLIVLEVSENRLSGELPRHVCAGGQLLYFLVLRNDFSGGLPETYAECKSLLRFRVNDNQLGGWVPEGLFGLPHASIIDLGFNRFEGVISKSIGNAKNLTALFLPNNRISGALPPEIASATSLVKIDLSNNLLSGPIPAEMGNLIGLNQLSLQGNRLDSSIPESLSSLRSLNVLNLSNNLLTGEIPDSLCDLLPNSLDFSNNRLWGPIPLPLIKEGLIDSVSGNPHLCVPFHVNLSNPIFALCPKPNLRRRLNNMWIIGVSAMLSIAGVLLLVKRWFGRKNITIEQDGFSSSSSSSYDVTSFHKLSFEQHEIVEALIDKNIIGHGGSGTVYKIELSNGELVAVKKLWSRKTKDRSPDQLYLDRELRTEVETLGSIRHKNIVKLYCCFSGIDSKLLVYEYMPNGNLWDALHQGKSFLNWPTRHKIAVGVAQGLAYLHHDLLFPIVHRDIKTSNILLDADFEPKVADFGIAKVLQARGDRDTSTTVIAGTYGYLAPEYAYSSKATTKCDVYSFGVVLMELVTGKKPIEPEFGESRDIIHWVSSKMCTKEGAMEVLDKQVSWNPMKEELVQVLRIAIRCTCSNPTLRPTMNEVIQLLIEAQPCKPDATGSSFKLKD from the exons ATGGCCATCGTGGCCGCTACAGCCCTCGCGGTCTCCTTCCTCCTTGTCCTCCTCGCACTCTCCCTCGGTGCCTCCGTCCAAGAGTCCCAATTCAGCTTCCTCTCCCTTCTGAAACAGTCCCTTCAAGGTCCATCCATGGCGCGCTGGGACTTCAACGGCAGCTCCCCCTGCAACTTCCCCGGAATCGCTTGTGACGACAACCAGTACGTGGTGGAGATCGACCTGTCGTCGTGGCTTCTGACGGGCGGCTTCCCGCCCGCCGTCTGCGAGTCTCTTCCAGGGCTCCGTGTCCTCCGTCTGGGCTTCAATGAGATCCGTAATGGCTTCCCCGTAGACCTCCTCGGCTGTTCCTTCTTGGAAGAGCTCAACTGCAGCCACGCCAAGATCGCCGGTGCCGTCCCTGATCTCTCCCCGCTCCAGTCTCTGCGCTCCATCGATCTATCCAACAACAAATTTACCGGCGAATTCCCGATATCCGTCACCAACATCACCGGACTTGAGGTCATCAACATCAACGAGAACCCGGGCTTCGACGTGTGGAGGCTGCCGGAGAACATTACCGCGCTGACCAGGCTCAGAGTCCTGATCCTTTCCACCACGTCCATGCGAGGCGACATCCCGCCGTGGATCGGCAACATGACGTCGCTCACGGACCTCGAACTCAGCGGCAATTTCCTCGTGGGCCGGATTCCGCCGACGATCGGCAAGCTGGCGAATCTGCAGCTGTTGGAGCTTTACTACAACAAGCTCACCGGAGAGATACCCAACGAGCTGGGGAACCTGACGAGGTTGATCGACATAGACGTGTCGGATAACCACTTGGTCGGCAGCATACCGGACAGCATCAGCAGCCTCCCTGGCCTCCAAGTTCTGCAAGTCTACACCAATAACCTCACCGGAAAGATCCCCCGAGTGCTCGGGAATTCGACGGCGCTGACGATCCTGTCCATCTACGGGAATTCGCTGACCGGAGAACTCCCGCCCAACCTCGGCCAGTTCTCGAACCTGATCGTGTTGGAGGTTTCAGAGAACCGGttgtccggcgagcttccgaggcATGTCTGTGCCGGCGGCCAGCTGCTCTACTTTCTGGTGCTGAGGAACGACTTCTCCGGCGGACTGCCGGAGACCTACGCGGAATGCAAGTCTCTGCTCCGGTTCCGAGTCAACGACAACCAGCTCGGCGGTTGGGTGCCCGAAGGCCTCTTCGGGCTTCCTCACGCATCCATCATCGACCTCGGTTTCAACCGTTTCGAAGGCGTCATCTCCAAGTCCATCGGCAACGCCAAGAACTTGACCGCGCTGTTCTTGCCGAACAACCGTATCTCCGGCGCTCTGCCGCCGGAAATCGCGTCGGCGACTAGTCTGGTGAAGATTGATCTTAGCAACAACCTCTTGTCGGGGCCAATCCCTGCTGAGATGGGCAATTTAATCGGCCTCAACCAGCTATCGCTGCAGGGGAACAGACTGGACTCGTCCATCCCAGAATCTCTATCCTCGTTGAGGTCTCTCAATGTCCTCAACCTATCCAACAATCTTCTGACCGGAGAAATCCCCGACAGTCTCTGCGATTTGCTTCCCAATTCACTAGATTTCTCGAACAACCGGCTTTGGGGGCCAATCCCGCTCCCTCTGATCAAAGAAGGCCTCATCGACAGCGTCTCAGGAAACCCACATCTCTGCGTTCCATTCCATGTGAACCTGAGCAACCCCATCTTTGCTCTCTGTCCGAAGCCTAACCTTCGTCGAAGGCTCAACAACATGTGGATCATTGGAGTCTCCGCAATGCTCTCCATCGCCGGTGTTCTCCTGCTCGTGAAGCGCTGGTTCGGCAGGAAGAACATAACGATCGAACAGGAcggcttctcttcctcctcctcctcctcctacgacGTCACGAGCTTCCACAAGCTCAGCTTCGAGCAGCACGAGATCGTGGAGGCGTTGATAGACAAGAACATCATCGGCCATGGCGGCTCCGGCACCGTGTACAAGATCGAGTTGAGCAATGGTGAGTTGGTCGCTGTCAAAAAGCTGTGGAGCAGGAAGACCAAGGATCGATCGCCGGATCAACTCTACCTCGACAGGGAGCTGAGAACAGAGGTGGAGACACTAGGGAGCATCAGGCACAAGAACATCGTGAAGCTGTACTGCTGCTTCTCGGGCATCGACAGCAAGCTCCTggtctacgagtacatgcccaATGGAAACCTATGGGACGCTCTTCACCAGGGGAAGAGCTTCCTGAATTGGCCAACCAGGCACAAGATCGCGGTTGGCGTAGCGCAAGGATTGGCCTATCTGCATCATGACCTGCTGTTTCCGATCGTTCACCGAGACATCAAGACATCTAACATTCTTCTTGATGCAGATTTCGAGCCCAAGGTTGCCGATTTCGGCATCGCAAAGGTCTTGCAAGCAAGAGGAGATCGCGACACTTCCACCACAGTGATCGCTGGCACATATGGCTATCTAGCTCCTG AGTATGCTTATTCGTCGAAAGCCACTACCAAGTGCGATGTGTACAGCTTCGGTGTGGTGCTGATGGAGCTGGTCACAGGAAAGAAGCCGATCGAGCCGGAGTTCGGGGAGAGCAGAGACATCATCCACTGGGTATCGAGCAAGATGTGCACCAAGGAAGGTGCAATGGAGGTACTGGACAAGCAGGTCTCATGGAACCCAATGAAAGAGGAGCTGGTGCAGGTACTCAGGATCGCCATTCGCTGCACCTGCAGCAACCCAACTCTGCGTCCAACCATGAACGAGGTGATCCAGCTCCTGATCGAGGCTCAGCCATGCAAGCCTGACGCCACCGGATCATCCTTCAAGCTCAAAGACTGA